DNA sequence from the uncultured Ilyobacter sp. genome:
TGGAACAAGGGAAGATCTGAAAGAACTTGTAGATGAGGCTCACAGAAACGGGATATATGTAATAGTAGATATAATATTAAACCATGCTGGAAATGTATTTTCCTACGAAGAAACAGATACAGCATATAACGGTAACCAGTTCAATATAAAGGCTTTTTTGGATAAAAATGGGGAGCCTTCAATCCCTGTAGACAATCCATCCTTTGATGAAATATGGCCAGAGGGAGGGGTTTGGCCCCAGGAACTAATGAATAGGGAAACTTTTAGCAGAAAAGGGCATATAATTAATTGGGATATCTATCCTGAATACGCAGAGGGGGATTTTTACTCTCTTAAAAACATCTACACAGGAAATGGTGACTATACTGAGTTCAATCCGTCAGAGGCATTGAAGGTACTCACTGAGTGCTATAAATACTGGATTGCATATGCTGACATCGACGGCTTCAGGCTAGATACGGTGAAGCATCTAGAACAGGGAGCCACAAGATATTTTTCTACAGAGATCCATGAATATACCAAGACTATAGGCAAGAATAATTTTTATATTATAGGCGAGATTACAGGTGGGCTTGAATTTGCAGTGGAAACTCTGGAAAAGACGGGTTTAAATGCCGCCCTTGGGATAAATAAAATTCCGGAAAAACTTGAAAATGTAACAAAGGGATATACTGACCCTGTGGAATTTTTTGATATTTTTAAAAATTCAAAACTTTTGGGAGAGAACGAGAATACCTGGTATAGGGACAATGTTATAACGATGTTTGATGATCATGATATGGTAATTTATCATGACAAAAAACACAGATTTTGTGCAGATAAAAATACCAACTCTCTTATAGTCAATGCACTGTTTTTAAACCTTTTTTCCCTGGGGATTCCATGTGTATACTACGGAACAGAACAGGGATTTGACGGCAGTGGAGACAGGGAAAAATATGTGAGAGAGAGTATGTTTGGAGGAGAGTTTGGGGCTTTTAGAACGAGAGGAAAACATTTTTTTGATGATAATAACCCTCTATACCTGAATCTTTCGAAAATGTGTAAGGTGAGAAAGGAAAACTTAATATTGAAACAAGGGAGGCAATATCAAAGAGAAATCTCCTATGACGGGGTGGAATTTTCTCTACCACACAAGTTGGGAGATGGCAGGCATGAAGGAGTAGTAGCATGGTCCCGTATTCTCAGTCAGGATGAGATGGTCATGGCAATGAATTCCCATATAGAAAAAGACCTAAAGGTTGATGTGCCCTTAGACCCTGGGATTAATAAGGAGGGGGAGGAGTTCAGGTGTATCTATTCTTCAGAAGCATCTTTTGAGGGGACTGTGGTTGTTAGTTTCTCTATAGGGGAGAGACTTGTGCTGCCGGTGAATGTGCCAAAACATGGTTGTGTAATATACAGTAAAAGATAATTATAATAAACTAAAGAGGGTAAAATACCCTCTTTTAGTTTTTATAATTATCTTACATGGAATCTCTGAATAATTGGATTATTTGATTTTTGGACGACTTTCTTGGATTTGTGGCAATACATACATCTTTTAAGGTGTTGTCGGCAAGAGTAGAAAAATCTTCCTCTTTGACTCCTAATTCTCTAAGACCAGAAGGTATTCCCACATCTTGTGATAATCTTTTGATTGCACTTATGGCTTTTGCTGCAGCTTCCATAGTGGAAATTCCCTCTATACTTTCTCCTAATGCCCTGGCTATATCGACAAATCTTTCTGGATAGGCAATGAGATTGAACTCTTGAACCTGTGGGAGAAGGATGGCGTTACACACACCATGGGGAAGGTTGTAAAAACCACCTAGCTGATGAGCCATAGCATGGACATTTCCGAGGCTTGCGTTGTTGAAAGCCATACCTGCTAAAAATGCAGCATAGGCCATCATCTCACGGGCCTCTAGATTTTCTCCATTGGCAACTGCTGGACGCAGATATTTACTAATGAGTTCAATCGCCTTTATAGCCGCTGAGTCTGTAACAGGAGTTGCAATAGTTGATACATAAGCCTCTATGGCGTGAGTCAGGGCATCCATCCCAGTTGCTGCAGTAAGTGAAGCCGGCATACTGATCATAAGTTCAGGGTCGTTTATAGAAACTGTAGGGGTCACGTGCCAGTCAACGATTGCCATTTTTACAGAGGTGTCTGTATTTGTAATAATCGTAAAACGAGTCATTTCACTTCCTGTACCTGCCGTAGTATTTATTGTGATAAAAGGTGGCATAGGATTATCAGATTTATCCACACCTTCATAGTCACTTATGCTACCGCCGTTAGTTGCTAAAATACCAACACCTTTTGCACAGTCAATGGAACTACCTCCACCTAGTGCAATTATAATATCACATTCTTCATTTTGATAAACAGAAAGGGCATCATTTACATTCTTTACCGTTGGGTTAGGATTAACTTTGTCATAAACAGACGTTTCAACACCACTTTCTTTTAAAAGTGAAATAATTTTTTCGGCTACACCAATTTTTACAAGTATCTCATCTGTAATGAGAAGAGCCTTAGAGCCATTTAATATTTTAGCCTGTTTTCCGACATTTGATACTGCACCTCTGCCCATTAGATTTACCGTTGGTATAAAATACGAATACATAACACTTCCTCCTTAAAAAAATTTATTATTATAAAAAAAGTTATCCGCTTGGATTTAAATTGTTAAATTTGAAAACACAACTGTTTCAGTAATAACCAATATTGTGATTTATGAATGTATTAGATTATTTCTCATAAACGTTAATTGTTCAAGAATAGTTAAAAAAATACTTTAATTTTAAACCTTTATTTTATTGATGTATAACGCATTGAGAAGCGTAGGTTAAATAATTCTTTTGTATAAAATAAATTTTTATTGTGAATATAGTGAATTATTTTTAAAAAAATCCTGAATTAACTTTTTAAAAAGATCACCGAAAAACATTGAAATATGGTAAATGTAAATTTCGTTGTGGTATAATAAATCTTAAAAAGATCTATTAAGGTGAAAAAATTAGGAGGAACGATGATAAATGAAATTGCACCAAATATTTTTAATATATCACTCTTAAGGAGAGGAAATATAAAGTCAGAAGAGCAGGTTTTGTGCTATAAAAATGGAAAAGTTCTCATGAAGACTATAGAGGATAAATTTATCATTCCTCAAAAAAATGAACTGGGTGAATGGGTAAGTGAAGGGATATTATTAGGTGAGATAGACGGAGAAAAATGTTTTATTGCTGAAGGGAAAGAAGAGGTTCCTCAGGGATTTGATTATGTGGGAATGAGGGATATCAGGAGGCATCCGGACAAACTCTCTAAGTGGATCACTGCAGTGGGATTTCATCTTTACAACTGGATCAATGACAATAAATTCTGCGGAAGATGTGGTAACTCAATGGAGCTAAAAAATGACGAAAGAGCTCTAAAATGCACCAGTTGTAAAAATATAATATTTCCTAAATTATCTCCTGCTATAATTGTAGCAATCACAAAGGGTGACAAGCTTCTTCTGGCTAAAAATAAGCTGCATCCGGGATCTTTCTACAGTCTCATAGCGGGATATGTCGAGGCCGGGGAAACTATAGAGGAAACTGTAAAAAGAGAGGTTATGGAAGAGGTGGGAATAGATGTAAAAAATATAAGTTATTACAAGAGTCAGCCATGGCCTTTTTCCAGTTCTCTTATGCTTGGATTTTTTGCAGAATATGATGGAAATAAGCCCATAAAAGTGGATGGAATAGAACTTTCCCATGCCGATTGGTTTGATGCAAATAATTTACCTGAAATACCAAATAGGGATTCTGTAGCTGGAGAGATGATAAGAATTTTCAGAGATAAAAATAAAAGACAGAGCTTATAAAATTATAAAAGGAAAAGCTGAAACTGGTTGAAAATTCTATTTAAGGAGTTTTTATATAGACTACTGAATTTAAAAGAATATTAGAGTCAAAAGATTTTGTCACGAATGAAAATCTTATAAAGGATAAAAAAATT
Encoded proteins:
- a CDS encoding alpha-amylase family glycosyl hydrolase, with the protein product MRSINEINLKEITKDREYYKSPENWEDEILYFLLVDRFSNGEESELYSYTDYENILYNDESEKIWEEFGDKWNGGTLKGIKSKIGYLKNMGVTAIWISPVFRQVAFEESYHGYGIQNFLDIDPNFGTREDLKELVDEAHRNGIYVIVDIILNHAGNVFSYEETDTAYNGNQFNIKAFLDKNGEPSIPVDNPSFDEIWPEGGVWPQELMNRETFSRKGHIINWDIYPEYAEGDFYSLKNIYTGNGDYTEFNPSEALKVLTECYKYWIAYADIDGFRLDTVKHLEQGATRYFSTEIHEYTKTIGKNNFYIIGEITGGLEFAVETLEKTGLNAALGINKIPEKLENVTKGYTDPVEFFDIFKNSKLLGENENTWYRDNVITMFDDHDMVIYHDKKHRFCADKNTNSLIVNALFLNLFSLGIPCVYYGTEQGFDGSGDREKYVRESMFGGEFGAFRTRGKHFFDDNNPLYLNLSKMCKVRKENLILKQGRQYQREISYDGVEFSLPHKLGDGRHEGVVAWSRILSQDEMVMAMNSHIEKDLKVDVPLDPGINKEGEEFRCIYSSEASFEGTVVVSFSIGERLVLPVNVPKHGCVIYSKR
- a CDS encoding iron-containing alcohol dehydrogenase, translating into MYSYFIPTVNLMGRGAVSNVGKQAKILNGSKALLITDEILVKIGVAEKIISLLKESGVETSVYDKVNPNPTVKNVNDALSVYQNEECDIIIALGGGSSIDCAKGVGILATNGGSISDYEGVDKSDNPMPPFITINTTAGTGSEMTRFTIITNTDTSVKMAIVDWHVTPTVSINDPELMISMPASLTAATGMDALTHAIEAYVSTIATPVTDSAAIKAIELISKYLRPAVANGENLEAREMMAYAAFLAGMAFNNASLGNVHAMAHQLGGFYNLPHGVCNAILLPQVQEFNLIAYPERFVDIARALGESIEGISTMEAAAKAISAIKRLSQDVGIPSGLRELGVKEEDFSTLADNTLKDVCIATNPRKSSKNQIIQLFRDSM
- the nudC gene encoding NAD(+) diphosphatase, with translation MINEIAPNIFNISLLRRGNIKSEEQVLCYKNGKVLMKTIEDKFIIPQKNELGEWVSEGILLGEIDGEKCFIAEGKEEVPQGFDYVGMRDIRRHPDKLSKWITAVGFHLYNWINDNKFCGRCGNSMELKNDERALKCTSCKNIIFPKLSPAIIVAITKGDKLLLAKNKLHPGSFYSLIAGYVEAGETIEETVKREVMEEVGIDVKNISYYKSQPWPFSSSLMLGFFAEYDGNKPIKVDGIELSHADWFDANNLPEIPNRDSVAGEMIRIFRDKNKRQSL